Proteins from one Stenotrophomonas aracearum genomic window:
- a CDS encoding uroporphyrinogen-III synthase: protein MKRPAHVPEWTLLSLRPRGQHAALRRAAAPLGAQVLGLSPWALVAQRDDATRAALAQALGNDRVVFSSPAAVHAAARLVPLDAPHPGTWLAVGAGTAAALRAHGATDIQAPQRMDSEGLLDLPALAQLQGLRAALVTAPGGRGIIAQTLQDRGAKLQRVDVYRRQPLRLPPRQLQRLRRQPFPWVLALSSAEALGLLLEQLPEDLLARLHSQQVVAASPRLVALAQEAGIARVRLADGPMPAQLATAAHAAITTGAGC, encoded by the coding sequence ATGAAGCGCCCCGCACATGTGCCGGAATGGACCCTGCTCTCGCTGCGCCCGCGCGGCCAGCACGCGGCGCTGCGCCGCGCTGCGGCACCGCTGGGCGCGCAGGTGCTGGGCCTTTCGCCCTGGGCTTTGGTGGCGCAGCGCGATGACGCCACCCGTGCCGCGTTGGCCCAGGCGCTGGGCAACGACCGGGTCGTGTTCAGCAGCCCGGCCGCCGTGCACGCGGCGGCGCGGCTGGTGCCGCTGGATGCGCCGCACCCCGGCACCTGGCTGGCGGTGGGCGCTGGCACTGCTGCGGCGCTGCGCGCGCACGGCGCTACCGATATACAGGCACCGCAGCGGATGGACAGCGAGGGCCTGCTCGACCTGCCTGCCCTGGCCCAGCTGCAGGGCCTGCGCGCGGCGCTGGTGACCGCCCCGGGCGGGCGCGGGATCATCGCGCAGACCCTGCAGGACCGTGGCGCCAAGCTGCAGCGGGTGGACGTCTACCGCCGCCAGCCGCTGCGCCTGCCACCCCGCCAGCTGCAGCGCCTGCGTCGCCAACCCTTCCCGTGGGTGCTGGCGCTCAGCAGTGCCGAGGCCTTGGGTCTGTTGCTGGAGCAGCTTCCGGAAGACCTGCTGGCGCGCCTGCACAGCCAGCAGGTAGTGGCCGCCAGCCCACGCCTGGTGGCGCTCGCGCAGGAGGCCGGCATCGCCCGGGTACGCCTGGCCGACGGCCCGATGCCGGCCCAACTGGCGACGGCCGCACACGCTGCGATCACCACCGGCGCAGGTTGCTGA
- a CDS encoding YiiD C-terminal domain-containing protein, with translation MSESDSPTAHLAALQQVLERMPPVAAMQIRVDGYSEGVLSLRAPLAANVNDKGNAFGGSLSSALTLSGWALVTLRLRLAGFDADVYVADSHVRYLAPVYEDLQAQAQAADEADWEAFLATFAQRGKARIEVVARQPGEAGKPAAELSGRFVAFARR, from the coding sequence ATGTCCGAATCCGATTCCCCCACCGCGCACCTGGCCGCCCTGCAGCAGGTCCTGGAGCGCATGCCGCCGGTCGCGGCCATGCAGATCCGCGTGGATGGCTATTCAGAAGGCGTGCTCTCCCTGCGCGCGCCGCTGGCCGCCAACGTCAACGACAAGGGCAACGCCTTCGGCGGCAGCCTGTCCTCGGCCCTCACCCTGAGCGGCTGGGCGCTGGTCACCCTGCGCCTGCGCCTGGCCGGGTTCGACGCCGATGTGTACGTGGCCGACAGCCACGTGCGCTATCTGGCCCCGGTCTACGAGGACCTGCAGGCCCAGGCCCAGGCCGCCGACGAGGCCGACTGGGAGGCGTTCCTGGCCACCTTCGCCCAGCGCGGCAAGGCCCGCATCGAGGTGGTGGCCCGCCAGCCCGGCGAGGCCGGAAAACCCGCAGCTGAACTGAGCGGACGTTTCGTTGCCTTCGCAAGGCGGTAG
- a CDS encoding rhodanese-like domain-containing protein: MNYEELLAFAGRNPMLSMAFVGLTVAILVTEVRRLMRGYKSIKPAELTQLMNAGGAVVVDLSAGTDFEKGHIAGSRNVQPAQFGPEHKLVVNAKQKPVVLVCRTGTASETAAKALKKAGFEQVHVLDGGLPAWQQAELPLVKGRN; the protein is encoded by the coding sequence GTGAATTACGAAGAGCTGCTGGCCTTTGCCGGCCGAAACCCGATGTTGTCGATGGCCTTCGTGGGCCTGACCGTAGCCATCCTCGTCACCGAGGTGCGTCGCCTCATGCGCGGCTACAAGTCGATCAAACCGGCTGAACTGACCCAGCTGATGAATGCCGGCGGCGCGGTCGTGGTCGACCTGTCTGCGGGCACCGATTTCGAAAAGGGCCACATTGCCGGCAGCCGCAACGTGCAGCCTGCCCAGTTCGGGCCGGAGCACAAGCTGGTGGTCAACGCGAAGCAGAAGCCGGTGGTGCTGGTGTGCCGCACCGGTACCGCCTCGGAAACCGCCGCCAAGGCGCTGAAGAAAGCCGGTTTCGAGCAGGTCCACGTGCTCGATGGGGGCCTGCCTGCCTGGCAGCAGGCCGAGCTGCCGCTGGTCAAGGGCCGCAACTAA
- the secB gene encoding protein-export chaperone SecB has product MSEDTITNGAVAPADAATGPAFTVEKIYVKDVSFESPNAPGVFNEAVQPELQLNLNQRVQRLGESAFEVVLAVTLTCKAGDKTAYVAEVQQAGVFGLVGLDPQSIDVLLGTQCPNILFPYVRSLVSELIQAGGFPPFFLQPINFEGLYAETLRQRQEQGETSLADSEPAGNA; this is encoded by the coding sequence ATGTCCGAAGACACCATCACCAACGGCGCTGTCGCGCCGGCCGACGCCGCCACCGGCCCCGCGTTCACCGTCGAGAAGATCTACGTCAAGGACGTTTCCTTCGAGTCCCCGAACGCCCCGGGCGTGTTCAACGAAGCCGTCCAGCCGGAACTGCAGCTCAACCTCAACCAGCGCGTGCAGCGCCTGGGCGAGAGCGCCTTCGAAGTGGTGCTGGCCGTGACCCTGACCTGCAAGGCTGGCGACAAGACCGCCTATGTGGCCGAAGTGCAGCAGGCTGGCGTGTTCGGCCTGGTCGGGCTGGACCCGCAGTCCATCGACGTGCTGCTCGGCACCCAGTGCCCGAACATCCTGTTCCCGTACGTGCGTTCGCTGGTGAGCGAGCTGATCCAGGCTGGCGGCTTCCCGCCGTTCTTCCTGCAGCCGATCAACTTTGAAGGCCTGTACGCCGAAACCCTGCGCCAGCGCCAGGAACAGGGCGAAACCTCGCTCGCCGATTCCGAGCCGGCCGGCAACGCCTGA
- a CDS encoding NAD(P)H-dependent glycerol-3-phosphate dehydrogenase → MNDTADKIAVLGAGSWGTALASLLARHGKQTVLWGRDAAMVDAIDQRHENTRYLPGIPLPESLRATTDLAAAVEGATWILVVVPSHAFGETVRALAPLRPANAGVAWATKGFEPGSGRFLHEVAREVLGPDVPLAVVTGPSFAKEVTQGLPTAITVHGDDAEFAQQVAEAMHGPAFRAYTGDDMVGAELGGAMKNVLAVATGVADGMQLGLNARAGLITRGLNEMLRLAAAIGAKPETLMGLAGLGDLVLTCTGDLSRNRRLGLALGRGQSLQDAVREIGQVVESVQTADEVMRQARRHGIDLPISDRVRAVLHGQQTPEEGLRALLAREQKPEYPDTLFK, encoded by the coding sequence ATGAACGACACCGCAGACAAGATCGCCGTTCTCGGCGCAGGCTCCTGGGGCACCGCCCTGGCGAGCCTGCTGGCGCGGCACGGGAAACAGACCGTGCTGTGGGGGCGCGACGCGGCGATGGTGGACGCCATCGACCAGCGCCACGAGAACACCCGTTACCTGCCGGGCATTCCGCTGCCGGAATCGCTGCGTGCCACCACCGACCTGGCTGCGGCCGTCGAAGGCGCCACGTGGATCCTGGTGGTGGTGCCGTCGCACGCCTTCGGTGAAACCGTGCGCGCGCTGGCGCCGCTGCGTCCGGCCAACGCCGGCGTGGCGTGGGCGACCAAGGGCTTCGAGCCGGGCTCCGGCCGTTTCCTGCACGAAGTCGCGCGCGAGGTCCTCGGACCGGACGTGCCGCTGGCGGTAGTAACCGGCCCGTCGTTCGCCAAGGAAGTCACCCAGGGCCTGCCGACCGCCATCACCGTGCACGGTGATGACGCCGAGTTCGCCCAGCAGGTGGCCGAAGCCATGCACGGCCCCGCCTTCCGCGCCTACACCGGCGACGACATGGTCGGTGCCGAGCTCGGTGGCGCCATGAAGAACGTGCTGGCCGTGGCGACCGGCGTGGCCGATGGCATGCAGCTGGGCCTCAACGCCCGTGCCGGCCTGATCACCCGCGGGTTGAATGAAATGCTGCGCCTGGCGGCCGCGATCGGCGCCAAGCCGGAAACCCTGATGGGCCTGGCTGGCCTGGGCGACCTGGTGCTGACCTGCACCGGCGACCTCTCGCGCAACCGTCGTCTCGGCCTCGCGCTGGGACGCGGCCAGAGCCTGCAGGACGCCGTTCGCGAAATCGGCCAGGTGGTCGAATCGGTGCAGACCGCCGACGAAGTCATGCGCCAGGCCCGCCGCCACGGCATCGACCTGCCGATCTCGGACCGGGTCCGCGCCGTACTGCACGGCCAACAGACCCCGGAAGAAGGCCTGCGCGCGCTGCTGGCGCGAGAGCAGAAGCCGGAGTATCCGGATACGCTGTTCAAATGA
- a CDS encoding Ax21 family protein, with amino-acid sequence MKSSLLALGLVAALPFAASAADGLSYNYVEGGYVNTDAKGGDADGWAAKGSVAIAPNFHVFGDYNSQETKRGNADVDQWRVGVGYNYGIAPTTDLVARVAYQKFDPKHGLDFNGYATEVGVRTAFTPMIEGYALAGYEDFSKKHGINPDGEFYGRVGAQAKFNQNWGLSGEVKLAKGGDKEWFVGPRFTW; translated from the coding sequence ATGAAGTCTTCCCTGCTTGCCCTGGGTCTGGTCGCTGCACTGCCGTTCGCTGCTTCGGCCGCCGATGGCCTGTCTTACAACTACGTTGAAGGCGGCTACGTGAACACTGACGCCAAGGGTGGCGACGCTGATGGTTGGGCCGCGAAGGGCTCGGTTGCCATTGCGCCGAACTTCCACGTCTTTGGCGATTACAACTCGCAGGAAACCAAGCGCGGCAACGCCGACGTTGACCAGTGGCGCGTGGGCGTCGGCTACAACTACGGCATCGCGCCGACCACCGACCTGGTGGCTCGCGTCGCGTACCAGAAGTTCGATCCGAAGCACGGCCTGGACTTCAACGGCTACGCCACCGAAGTCGGCGTGCGCACCGCATTCACCCCGATGATCGAAGGCTACGCGCTGGCGGGCTACGAAGATTTCAGCAAGAAGCACGGCATCAACCCGGACGGCGAGTTCTACGGCCGCGTGGGCGCCCAGGCCAAGTTCAACCAGAACTGGGGCCTGAGCGGCGAAGTGAAGCTGGCCAAGGGCGGCGACAAGGAATGGTTCGTGGGCCCGCGCTTCACCTGGTAA
- a CDS encoding NMCC_0638 family (lipo)protein, with protein sequence MNKVRVQETIPRNNEHARTIARFWSRPKDKEELLFVLTTSSSDTARAQAMASMALVDKVK encoded by the coding sequence ATGAATAAGGTGCGCGTTCAGGAAACTATTCCGCGGAACAATGAGCACGCAAGAACCATCGCACGCTTCTGGTCCCGACCCAAGGACAAGGAAGAACTGCTTTTCGTACTGACAACGTCGTCGAGTGACACGGCAAGAGCACAGGCCATGGCCTCCATGGCGCTGGTCGACAAGGTCAAGTAG
- a CDS encoding carboxymuconolactone decarboxylase family protein: protein MSRIPLVTPQDTTGERQALLGQIHSAFGATPNMFRAVANSTAALKSMWGSFGALGGGVIPAALGEKIAVAIANRNACEYCLAAHTALGRKAGASSQEMSAAQGGESDDPKTAAALHFALRVVEGRGQIDDSDVAQLRSVGFNDEEIVEILAHIALNLFTNYVNVAFAVPVDFPGVKLR, encoded by the coding sequence ATGTCCCGTATCCCCCTTGTCACCCCCCAGGACACCACCGGCGAACGCCAGGCCCTGCTCGGTCAGATCCATTCCGCCTTCGGTGCCACCCCGAACATGTTCCGCGCCGTGGCCAATTCCACCGCCGCGCTGAAGAGCATGTGGGGTTCGTTCGGCGCCCTCGGCGGCGGCGTCATCCCGGCCGCGCTGGGCGAAAAGATCGCCGTGGCCATCGCCAACCGCAATGCCTGCGAGTACTGCCTGGCCGCGCACACCGCACTGGGCCGCAAGGCGGGCGCCAGCAGCCAGGAAATGAGCGCCGCGCAGGGCGGCGAGTCGGACGATCCGAAGACGGCTGCGGCGCTGCACTTCGCGCTGCGCGTGGTGGAAGGCCGCGGCCAGATCGACGACAGCGACGTGGCGCAGCTGCGCAGCGTGGGCTTCAACGACGAAGAGATCGTGGAGATCCTGGCGCACATTGCGTTGAACCTGTTCACCAACTACGTCAACGTGGCGTTCGCGGTGCCGGTGGACTTCCCGGGCGTGAAGTTGCGTTGA
- a CDS encoding AraC family transcriptional regulator → MSLIDVNSSITSIDRLSPVLERFRVDATLFHAGPLCGHQTFDAQPGRGFLHVLRRGEMDLLYRDGKQLARTHLCEATLLLFPRAVHHEFINPPVDGSDFTCATLDFDGGLRNPIVQSLPDVILLPLQAIDGLQATLDLLFAESDRTRCGSRLLANRLFEVVLIQVLRWIIDHPEQAQVSPGMMLGLSDPRLAKALMAVHAAPDAEWTLERMAALAGMSRSAFAAAFKTATGTTPAAYSLDWKLNVATSLLRAGRPVKQVALELGFADAPTFSRAFRRRTGDSPREGLNTRGEAG, encoded by the coding sequence ATGTCGCTGATAGATGTCAATTCGTCCATTACGTCGATTGACCGGCTCAGCCCGGTGCTGGAGCGCTTCCGGGTCGACGCCACCCTGTTCCATGCCGGCCCGCTGTGCGGCCACCAGACCTTCGACGCCCAGCCCGGGCGTGGATTTCTGCACGTGCTGCGCCGGGGCGAAATGGATCTGCTGTACCGCGACGGCAAGCAGCTGGCCAGAACCCACCTGTGCGAAGCCACGTTGCTGCTGTTCCCGCGCGCGGTGCACCACGAGTTCATCAACCCGCCGGTGGACGGCTCCGACTTCACCTGCGCCACGCTCGATTTCGACGGTGGGCTGCGCAACCCGATCGTGCAGTCGCTGCCGGATGTGATCCTGCTGCCGTTGCAGGCCATCGACGGACTGCAGGCCACGCTGGACCTGCTTTTCGCCGAGTCCGACCGCACCCGCTGCGGTTCGCGTCTGCTCGCCAACCGGTTGTTCGAAGTGGTGCTGATCCAGGTACTGCGCTGGATCATCGATCACCCCGAACAGGCGCAGGTCTCGCCCGGCATGATGCTGGGCTTGTCCGACCCGCGCCTGGCCAAAGCGTTGATGGCGGTGCACGCCGCGCCCGACGCAGAGTGGACGCTGGAGCGCATGGCCGCGCTGGCCGGCATGTCGCGCAGTGCGTTCGCGGCCGCGTTCAAGACCGCTACCGGCACCACGCCGGCGGCGTATTCGCTGGACTGGAAGCTCAACGTGGCCACGTCATTGCTGCGTGCCGGTCGCCCGGTGAAGCAGGTGGCACTGGAGTTGGGCTTCGCCGATGCACCGACGTTCTCGCGCGCCTTCCGCCGCCGCACCGGTGACTCGCCGCGCGAGGGGTTGAACACGCGCGGCGAAGCAGGTTGA
- a CDS encoding alpha/beta fold hydrolase — MNLLSRSFRRAASALLVLLAVQGTAHAAGAGAIQSHNAEVNGVTLHYLQAGEGDTSPVVLLHGYAETSHMWRPLMPQLAGNHVVIAPDLRGAGQSSKPDGGYDKKTLAQDIHALVKSLGYPKVKIVGHDIGLMVAYAYAAQYPDEVDSIVLMDAFLPGVGDWTHVWLLRDLWHFHFYGETPLKLVDGRERTYFEHFWNDFAADRNHSVPEADRQFYASEYARPGGMRAGFEYFKAFEQDAKDFAGFAKTPLHMPMLVLSGEKAGGQFLIDQAKLVDTNVEGVLVKGSGHWLMEEAPEQTMPALVAFLNK; from the coding sequence ATGAACCTGCTTTCCCGTTCGTTCCGCCGCGCCGCCAGCGCCCTGCTGGTGCTGCTGGCCGTGCAGGGCACTGCACACGCCGCTGGCGCCGGCGCCATCCAGAGCCACAACGCCGAGGTCAACGGCGTGACCCTGCATTACCTGCAGGCTGGCGAGGGCGACACCTCGCCGGTGGTACTGCTGCACGGCTACGCCGAAACCAGCCACATGTGGCGCCCGTTGATGCCGCAGCTGGCCGGCAACCATGTAGTGATCGCACCGGACCTGCGCGGTGCGGGCCAGTCGTCCAAACCTGACGGTGGCTACGACAAGAAGACGCTCGCGCAGGACATCCACGCGCTGGTGAAGTCGCTGGGCTACCCGAAGGTGAAGATCGTAGGCCACGACATCGGGCTGATGGTGGCGTATGCGTACGCGGCGCAGTATCCCGATGAAGTGGACAGCATCGTGCTGATGGATGCGTTCCTGCCCGGCGTGGGCGACTGGACCCACGTGTGGCTGCTGCGCGATCTGTGGCACTTCCACTTCTATGGCGAGACACCGCTGAAGCTGGTGGACGGGCGCGAGCGCACGTACTTCGAGCACTTCTGGAATGACTTCGCGGCTGATCGCAATCATTCGGTGCCCGAGGCGGATCGTCAGTTCTACGCGAGCGAATACGCGCGCCCGGGTGGCATGCGTGCCGGGTTCGAGTACTTCAAGGCATTCGAGCAGGATGCCAAGGACTTTGCGGGCTTTGCGAAGACGCCGCTGCACATGCCGATGCTGGTGCTGTCGGGCGAGAAGGCCGGTGGCCAGTTCCTGATCGACCAGGCCAAATTGGTGGATACCAATGTGGAAGGCGTGCTGGTGAAAGGCTCCGGCCACTGGCTGATGGAAGAAGCGCCGGAGCAGACCATGCCTGCGCTGGTGGCGTTCCTCAACAAGTAA
- a CDS encoding SDR family oxidoreductase yields the protein MNRFNNKTVLVTGGSSGIGLAAAHAFIAEGARVVITGRDAAALEQARAALGANTIAVVNDAGDLAAARALAATLADQQVRLDAVFLNAGAAKFAAYPDVDEALWDLTFNTNIKGPYFQLQALLPLLNSGASVLINGSINARIGMPNSSVYAASKAAVISLAKTLSAELLPRGVRVNVLSPGPVSTPIYGKLGLDKAALDATAAQIQSQIPLGRFGTPEEIAATVLHLSSPESAYIVGTEIIADGGMSQL from the coding sequence ATGAACCGTTTCAACAACAAGACTGTCCTCGTCACCGGCGGCAGCAGCGGCATCGGTCTGGCCGCCGCCCACGCCTTCATCGCCGAGGGCGCCCGGGTGGTCATCACCGGCCGTGATGCGGCCGCCCTGGAGCAGGCCCGTGCCGCACTCGGTGCCAACACCATCGCGGTGGTGAACGACGCCGGCGACCTCGCCGCCGCGCGCGCCCTGGCCGCGACCTTGGCCGACCAGCAGGTACGGCTGGACGCGGTGTTCCTCAACGCCGGCGCGGCCAAATTCGCCGCCTACCCGGACGTGGACGAAGCACTGTGGGACCTGACCTTCAACACCAACATCAAGGGCCCGTACTTCCAGCTGCAGGCACTGCTGCCGCTGCTCAACAGCGGCGCCTCGGTGCTGATCAACGGCTCGATCAACGCGCGCATCGGCATGCCGAACAGTTCGGTGTATGCAGCGAGCAAGGCGGCCGTGATTTCGCTGGCCAAGACGCTCTCTGCCGAACTGCTGCCGCGCGGCGTGCGCGTGAACGTACTCAGCCCGGGCCCGGTGAGCACACCGATCTACGGAAAGCTCGGCCTGGACAAGGCCGCGCTGGATGCCACCGCCGCGCAGATCCAGAGCCAGATTCCGCTGGGCCGCTTCGGCACGCCGGAAGAGATCGCCGCCACCGTGCTGCACCTTTCTTCGCCTGAATCGGCCTACATCGTCGGCACCGAGATCATTGCCGACGGCGGCATGAGCCAGCTGTAA
- a CDS encoding LysR family transcriptional regulator, translated as MLSADELALLDAIRETGSLSRAAARLGKAPSTVSHAARQLEARLDALLFDRRRYRLQLTPAGQLLAQEAARLMLDVSRLTRRVKQVAGGWEDRLWIVTDEILEFDTLLPVIQSFDALDSGVTLRITHEVLTGTWDALRDGRADLVVGATNEPPVIPGLRWFELGVMEWVFAVAPHHPLAKVEEPLDAATLQQHRAVVVADTSRKLEVRGYGVLGGQPSLAVPTMHAKVRAQCAGLGVGWLPRERAAGLLAHGELVEKRVANPREPNLLYVAWRGDHQGKALDWWLAQLKQERLAARLVKGIAIS; from the coding sequence ATGTTGTCTGCCGACGAACTGGCCCTCCTCGACGCCATCCGCGAGACCGGCAGCCTCTCGCGCGCGGCTGCCCGGCTGGGCAAGGCGCCCTCCACGGTCTCGCACGCCGCCCGGCAGCTGGAGGCGCGCCTCGATGCGCTGCTGTTCGACCGCCGCCGCTACCGCCTGCAGCTCACTCCGGCCGGCCAGCTGCTGGCCCAGGAAGCGGCCCGGCTGATGCTGGACGTCTCCCGCCTCACCCGCCGCGTGAAGCAGGTGGCGGGTGGCTGGGAAGACCGGCTGTGGATCGTCACCGACGAGATCCTGGAGTTCGACACCCTGCTGCCGGTGATCCAGTCCTTCGACGCGCTCGACTCCGGGGTCACCCTGCGCATCACCCACGAAGTGCTCACCGGCACCTGGGACGCGCTGCGCGATGGCCGAGCCGACCTGGTGGTGGGGGCCACCAACGAGCCGCCGGTGATCCCCGGCCTGCGCTGGTTCGAGCTGGGGGTGATGGAGTGGGTGTTTGCAGTGGCCCCGCATCACCCCCTGGCCAAGGTGGAAGAACCTTTGGATGCAGCCACCCTGCAGCAGCACCGCGCGGTGGTGGTAGCCGACACCTCGCGCAAGTTGGAGGTGCGTGGCTACGGTGTACTCGGCGGGCAACCTTCACTGGCGGTGCCCACCATGCACGCCAAGGTCCGCGCGCAGTGCGCTGGGCTCGGCGTGGGCTGGCTGCCCCGCGAGCGCGCCGCCGGCCTGCTCGCGCATGGCGAGCTTGTCGAAAAGCGCGTCGCCAACCCGCGCGAACCGAACCTGCTGTACGTGGCCTGGCGTGGCGACCACCAGGGCAAGGCGCTGGACTGGTGGCTGGCCCAGTTGAAGCAGGAACGGCTTGCCGCACGGCTGGTGAAGGGAATCGCGATCAGCTGA
- a CDS encoding alpha/beta hydrolase, with protein sequence MNTVPPAALHAVPSEPRGSAPSRTEEFISGGESQLFIRSWRPSGPVRAVLAIVPGFNSHSGHYQWAAAQFTAMGLAVYAVDLRGRGKSTGPRFHVEHFDDYLADVQSLLDVARAREPGLPVFLLGHSAGGVIASAYTLGHQDELAGLICESYAFQVPAPEAVLSLVRWLSGPFPTLRVLKLPNKEFSRIPEVVTALNADPLIANEKQTALTVAQMLVGIDRLKRGFPTLRLPVLIAHGTADKVTVPAGSQVFEDNAGSADKTLLLYKDHAHDLLNDVGREGVVRDFKQWIERHLPASAAVEEERSA encoded by the coding sequence ATGAACACTGTTCCCCCTGCAGCTTTGCATGCGGTTCCCTCCGAGCCGCGTGGGTCGGCGCCTTCGCGCACCGAGGAATTCATCAGCGGTGGCGAGAGCCAGTTGTTCATCCGCAGCTGGCGGCCGAGCGGGCCGGTGCGTGCGGTGCTGGCGATCGTACCCGGCTTCAACTCGCACAGCGGGCATTACCAGTGGGCGGCGGCGCAGTTCACGGCGATGGGACTGGCGGTGTATGCGGTGGACCTTCGTGGGCGTGGCAAGTCCACCGGGCCGCGCTTCCATGTGGAGCACTTCGACGACTACCTGGCGGATGTGCAGTCGCTGCTGGACGTGGCGCGTGCGCGTGAACCGGGGCTGCCGGTGTTCCTGCTCGGGCACAGCGCGGGCGGGGTGATCGCTTCGGCCTATACGCTGGGGCACCAGGACGAACTGGCCGGGCTGATCTGCGAAAGCTACGCCTTCCAGGTGCCCGCGCCGGAAGCGGTGCTGTCGCTGGTGCGCTGGCTGAGCGGCCCGTTCCCCACCCTGCGCGTGTTGAAGCTGCCGAACAAGGAGTTCTCGCGCATCCCCGAAGTGGTGACCGCGCTCAATGCGGATCCTTTGATCGCCAACGAGAAGCAGACCGCGCTGACCGTGGCGCAGATGCTGGTCGGCATCGACCGGCTGAAGCGCGGATTCCCCACCCTGCGGTTGCCGGTGCTGATCGCGCATGGCACCGCCGACAAGGTCACCGTGCCGGCGGGCAGCCAGGTGTTCGAGGACAACGCGGGGTCGGCAGATAAGACGCTGCTGCTGTACAAGGACCACGCGCATGACCTGTTGAACGACGTGGGGCGCGAGGGCGTGGTGCGCGACTTCAAGCAGTGGATCGAGCGACACCTGCCTGCAAGTGCCGCGGTTGAAGAAGAGCGCAGCGCATGA
- a CDS encoding alpha/beta fold hydrolase has product MSLFTTQDGTTLYYKDWGSGPVVSFSHGWPLNADAWEAQMFFLASNGYRCIAHDRRGHGRSSQPWDGNDMDTYADDLAQLFEHLDVRDVTMVGHSTGGGEVARYIGRHGTQRVAKAVLMGAVPPIMLKTADNPEGLPIEVFDGFRAAYLADRAQFFLDVATGPFFGFNRPGAKVSEGLIRSWWNQGMQSGHKNAYDCIKAFSETDFTDDLGRFDVPTLIIHGDDDQIVPIKAAALRSAKLIKGAQLKIYPGGGHSLGDTAKDQLNQDLLSFLQS; this is encoded by the coding sequence ATGAGCCTGTTCACCACCCAAGACGGCACCACCCTCTACTACAAGGACTGGGGCAGTGGCCCTGTGGTGTCCTTCAGCCATGGCTGGCCACTCAACGCGGATGCCTGGGAAGCGCAGATGTTCTTCCTTGCCAGCAACGGCTATCGCTGCATCGCGCACGACCGGCGCGGCCACGGGCGCTCCAGCCAGCCGTGGGACGGCAACGACATGGACACCTACGCCGACGACCTGGCGCAGCTGTTCGAACACCTGGACGTGCGCGATGTGACCATGGTCGGGCACTCCACCGGCGGCGGCGAAGTGGCCCGCTACATCGGCCGCCATGGCACCCAGCGCGTAGCCAAGGCGGTGCTGATGGGCGCGGTGCCGCCGATCATGCTCAAGACCGCCGACAACCCCGAAGGACTGCCGATCGAGGTGTTCGACGGCTTCCGTGCGGCTTACCTTGCCGACCGTGCGCAGTTCTTCCTGGACGTGGCCACCGGCCCGTTCTTCGGCTTCAACCGGCCCGGCGCGAAGGTCTCTGAAGGCCTGATCCGCTCGTGGTGGAACCAGGGCATGCAGTCCGGCCACAAGAACGCCTACGACTGCATCAAGGCGTTTTCGGAAACCGACTTCACCGACGACCTGGGCCGTTTCGACGTGCCCACGCTGATCATCCACGGCGACGACGACCAGATCGTGCCGATCAAGGCGGCTGCTTTGCGCTCGGCGAAGTTGATCAAGGGCGCGCAGCTGAAGATCTACCCGGGCGGCGGCCACAGCCTGGGCGACACCGCGAAAGACCAGCTCAACCAGGACCTGCTCTCGTTCCTGCAAAGCTGA
- a CDS encoding HD domain-containing protein yields the protein MLDRLAVLDEILECHAGVLGRDYHPYRNHTYRVANFHWCMLPGSLEDLYVLSVAVAFHDLGIWTAGTFDYLEPSEALARQYLEERERPELIDVVLAMIREHHRLSRMPRDQDRRIETFRRADWIDVSLGALRFDLHPDDFTRIVRRFPRLGFHLRLVQFSLKHGLRHPLRPLPMLKR from the coding sequence ATGCTCGACCGTCTTGCGGTACTGGATGAGATTCTGGAATGCCATGCCGGCGTGCTGGGGCGGGACTACCACCCGTACCGCAACCACACCTACCGCGTGGCCAACTTCCACTGGTGCATGCTGCCGGGCTCGCTGGAAGACCTGTACGTGCTCTCGGTGGCGGTGGCGTTTCACGACCTCGGCATCTGGACCGCCGGCACCTTCGACTACCTTGAGCCTTCCGAAGCACTGGCCCGGCAGTACCTTGAGGAGCGCGAGCGCCCCGAGCTGATCGACGTAGTACTGGCGATGATCCGCGAGCACCACCGCCTCTCGCGCATGCCGCGCGACCAGGACCGGCGCATCGAAACCTTCCGCCGCGCGGACTGGATAGACGTTTCACTGGGCGCATTGCGCTTCGACCTGCACCCGGACGACTTCACCCGTATCGTGCGGCGCTTCCCGCGCCTGGGCTTCCACCTGCGGCTGGTGCAGTTCTCGTTGAAGCACGGCCTGCGCCATCCGCTGCGGCCGCTGCCAATGCTGAAACGCTAG